AAAGTTGCAGCTGCTTTCGAGAATTGCTCTTTGAACGAATCGAATGAGCCGAAACTTCCTTCGAGTGCTGTCAGTACTTTTCCTGAGGGCGTTCCGCCACCATTGGGCGACATGCAATCCCAGAAAAATTCGTGATTCCAGATTTGTGCCGAATTATTGAACAATCCGCCTTGAGATTTGCGAATGATGTCCTCGAGCGGCATATTTTCAAATTCTGTTCCTGCAATCAAATTGTTAGTGTTATTGACGTATGCCAATAAGTGCTTACCATGGTGAAATTCCATTGTTTCTTCGGAAATATGCGGTGCTAATGCGTCTTTTGCATAGGG
The Candidatus Kapaibacterium sp. DNA segment above includes these coding regions:
- a CDS encoding superoxide dismutase; protein product: MAFVLKDLPYAKDALAPHISEETMEFHHGKHLLAYVNNTNNLIAGTEFENMPLEDIIRKSQGGLFNNSAQIWNHEFFWDCMSPNGGGTPSGKVLTALEGSFGSFDSFKEQFSKAAATLFGAGWAWLVKESDGKLALATYSNAGNPLVDGKTALLGLDVWEHAYYIDYRNARPKYIEHFFELINWDNVAKKL